A portion of the Vreelandella subglaciescola genome contains these proteins:
- a CDS encoding YifB family Mg chelatase-like AAA ATPase, whose translation MTLAIVATRAGLGLEAPPVQVEVHLANGLPGLTLVGLPEAAVKESRERVRSALVNAGFDFPNTRRITLNLAPADLPKEGGRFDLPIALGILAASGQLPVEALEGMECAGELALDGKLRAVPGVLPLALATKAAGRQLIIPRACADEAALAGRGLTVLPADSLWEVVAHLLDQQRITPHQLPAPPAATEPMADLADVRGQQQARRALEVAAAGGHNLIFAGPPGTGKTMLASRLPGILPPLSDDDALAVAAVRSVCGLPLEKHWGQRPFRQPHHSASAAALVGGGSKPKPGEISLAHHGVLFLDELPEFSRHVLEVLRQPLETGEIHLARASHERRYPANFQLVAAMNPCPCGHLGDPRIRCQCTASQIQRYQARLSGPLLDRIDLQVEVPALPPEQLTAQTQGESSAAVRARVLAARERQSQRGALNSQLSGKALEAACALEADERAWLADVLEKLKLSARAYHRVLRVALTLADLEGAPKPTQPHFIEAIGYRQLDRLLKGQ comes from the coding sequence ATGACGCTTGCGATAGTTGCCACCCGGGCAGGGCTGGGCCTTGAAGCGCCGCCGGTTCAGGTAGAAGTGCATCTGGCTAACGGCCTGCCGGGGCTAACGCTTGTCGGCCTGCCCGAAGCCGCGGTGAAGGAAAGCCGCGAGCGGGTGCGTAGCGCGCTGGTCAACGCCGGCTTTGATTTTCCCAATACCCGACGGATTACCCTCAACCTCGCCCCGGCGGACTTGCCCAAGGAAGGCGGGCGCTTTGATTTGCCCATTGCGCTGGGCATTCTCGCCGCCTCCGGCCAGCTGCCGGTGGAGGCGCTCGAAGGAATGGAGTGCGCCGGCGAGCTGGCGCTTGACGGCAAACTGCGCGCCGTTCCCGGCGTGTTGCCACTGGCGCTTGCCACCAAAGCCGCCGGCCGTCAGCTGATCATCCCCCGCGCCTGCGCCGATGAAGCCGCTTTGGCCGGGCGCGGCCTGACCGTGCTACCGGCGGACTCGCTGTGGGAAGTGGTCGCCCACCTGCTCGACCAGCAGCGTATTACCCCGCACCAGCTTCCCGCACCGCCCGCCGCGACCGAACCCATGGCCGATCTGGCCGACGTGCGCGGCCAGCAGCAGGCGCGCCGAGCGCTGGAGGTCGCCGCGGCTGGCGGCCATAATTTAATTTTCGCTGGTCCTCCTGGAACAGGCAAAACCATGCTGGCCAGCCGCCTGCCGGGCATTTTGCCGCCGCTTTCCGATGACGATGCGCTGGCCGTGGCCGCGGTGCGCTCGGTATGTGGTCTGCCGCTGGAAAAACACTGGGGGCAGCGCCCGTTTCGCCAACCCCACCACAGCGCCAGCGCCGCCGCGCTGGTAGGCGGCGGTTCAAAACCCAAACCCGGCGAAATCTCGCTGGCGCACCACGGCGTATTGTTTCTCGATGAACTGCCGGAATTCTCCCGCCACGTGCTGGAAGTGCTAAGACAGCCGCTGGAAACCGGGGAAATTCATCTGGCACGCGCCAGCCACGAGCGCCGCTATCCGGCCAATTTCCAGCTCGTCGCGGCGATGAATCCCTGCCCCTGCGGGCACCTGGGCGACCCGCGCATCCGCTGCCAGTGCACCGCCAGCCAGATCCAGCGCTATCAGGCAAGGCTCTCCGGCCCGCTGCTGGACCGCATCGATTTACAGGTGGAAGTGCCGGCGCTGCCACCGGAGCAGCTTACCGCGCAAACCCAGGGCGAATCCTCCGCCGCGGTGCGCGCCCGCGTGCTTGCCGCCCGTGAACGCCAGTCCCAGCGCGGCGCGCTCAACAGCCAGCTCAGTGGCAAAGCGCTTGAAGCCGCCTGCGCGCTGGAGGCCGACGAACGCGCCTGGCTGGCCGACGTGCTGGAAAAACTCAAGCTCTCGGCCCGCGCCTACCACCGGGTGCTGCGGGTCGCGCTCACCCTGGCCGATCTGGAAGGCGCACCCAAACCCACCCAGCCGCATTTCATCGAAGCCATCGGCTACCGCCAGCTCGACCGTCTGCTGAAGGGCCAGTAA
- a CDS encoding NCS2 family permease, whose product MNETTARSTDMDGADKTRRLPFLDRFFNVTQRGSTLKTEILAGLATFLAGMYIIVVNPAVLSDAGIPFTAALSATVLISFMGSLAMAFYARNPILVAPGMGMNALFTYTLVLGAGLSWEVALGCVFWSGVMFAILAMFNVRKAIIEAIPLSLRYAITCGIGLFITFIGLQNAGFITGSDATLVSLGNMDAHLATFFLGLIATAVLVIMRFNGALVMGIALTTLAAIPMGRLWGGDEVMVAWTGLAAWPDFSAVMKVDIMGALKVAYLPFIFVMLFTNFFDAMSCFMALSESAPELKDEDGNPRNLRRSMTVDAFSSMIAAPLGTSAAQTFIESGAGVAQGGRTGLVALVIALLFLPFLFLSPLLTLVPSIATAPALVMVGLFMMAPISKIDWEHFDQAFPAFLAIILMPLTYSITLGIAFGFISFVLIKVCTGRFVEIKPAMWITAALSVVMLMTT is encoded by the coding sequence ATGAACGAGACAACCGCTCGCTCCACCGATATGGACGGCGCAGATAAAACGCGTCGCCTGCCGTTTCTGGACCGCTTTTTCAACGTGACCCAGCGCGGCTCAACGCTAAAAACCGAAATACTCGCCGGCCTTGCCACGTTTCTGGCCGGCATGTACATCATCGTGGTGAATCCGGCCGTGCTCAGCGATGCCGGCATCCCCTTCACCGCCGCGCTGTCGGCCACCGTGCTGATCAGTTTCATGGGCAGCCTGGCCATGGCTTTTTATGCCCGCAACCCCATCCTGGTCGCGCCGGGCATGGGCATGAACGCGCTGTTCACCTACACCCTGGTGCTGGGCGCCGGGCTCAGCTGGGAGGTGGCGCTGGGCTGCGTGTTCTGGTCCGGGGTGATGTTTGCCATTCTGGCCATGTTCAACGTGCGCAAGGCCATCATCGAGGCCATTCCGCTGTCGCTGCGCTATGCGATCACCTGCGGTATCGGGCTGTTCATTACTTTCATCGGGCTGCAAAACGCCGGGTTCATTACCGGAAGCGACGCCACGCTGGTGTCGCTGGGCAATATGGACGCGCATCTGGCGACCTTCTTTCTGGGGCTGATTGCCACCGCGGTGCTGGTGATCATGCGCTTTAACGGCGCGCTGGTGATGGGCATTGCGCTGACCACGCTGGCCGCCATCCCCATGGGGCGTTTGTGGGGCGGCGATGAGGTGATGGTGGCCTGGACAGGGCTTGCCGCCTGGCCGGATTTCAGCGCGGTGATGAAGGTGGATATCATGGGCGCGCTGAAAGTCGCCTACCTGCCGTTCATCTTCGTGATGCTGTTCACCAACTTCTTTGATGCCATGTCGTGCTTTATGGCGCTGTCGGAATCTGCACCGGAGCTCAAGGACGAAGACGGCAATCCGCGCAACCTGCGGCGCTCCATGACCGTCGATGCGTTTTCCTCGATGATTGCCGCACCGCTGGGTACCAGCGCCGCGCAGACGTTCATCGAGTCCGGCGCGGGCGTGGCCCAGGGCGGGCGCACCGGGCTGGTGGCGCTGGTGATTGCGCTGCTGTTCCTGCCGTTCCTGTTTCTCTCACCGCTGCTCACGCTGGTGCCGTCCATTGCTACCGCGCCGGCGCTGGTAATGGTGGGGCTGTTCATGATGGCGCCGATCAGCAAGATCGACTGGGAACACTTTGATCAGGCCTTTCCCGCCTTTCTGGCGATCATCCTGATGCCGCTGACCTACTCGATCACGCTGGGTATTGCCTTCGGTTTTATCAGCTTTGTGCTGATCAAGGTGTGCACCGGGCGCTTTGTCGAGATCAAACCGGCCATGTGGATCACCGCCGCGCTGTCGGTCGTCATGCTCATGACCACCTGA